The nucleotide sequence GCGGCGGCATCGGCTGGACGCTTTGCCGGGACATCACCACCGGGATCACCGGCCCGGAAAAGATCATCGACGGCCGCGCCTACCACACGATCAAGGAAGTGAAGAACGGCCAGGGCCCGGCGCCGATCAAGACGCCGCAGGGCTGGCTGCATCTTGCCCACGGCGTGCGCGGCTGCGCCGCCGGCCTGCGCTACGTCCTCTACATGTTCATGACCTCCCTCGAGGATCCGACGAAGGTCATCGCCCGGCCGGGCGGCCACTTCCTCGCGCCTTATGGCGGCGAAGGTTTTGGCGACGTGTCGAACGTCACCTTCACCAACGGCTGGGTCGAGTTGCCGGGCAAGGAACGCACCGTGATGATTTATTACGGCGGCTCCGACACCCGCTGCTACGTCGCCCGGACCAACGTCGCGAAGCTCGTCGACTGGTGCCTCAACACGCCTGAGGATGCCCTGACGACCCGCAAGGCCGTCGACCAGCGCCTCGCGCTCATCCGCGCGAACAAGCAGCTGCTCGGGAGGTAAGCCAAAAGCCTGGAGCTTCCGGACTGTAGGGCGGGGGTCGCCGAACCCCGCCTGCGTTCGAATACGCTAACACGTTCTAGGCGGGGTTCAGCGACCCCGCCCTACATCAGGACCTCAGGCGGCGACGCCGCAGCACTTCTTGTATTTCTTGCCGCTGCCGCAGGGGCAGGGATCGTTGCGGCCGACCTTGGGGGTCTCGCGGCGCACCGTCCGGCCGGGCTCGTTCAACTGGCCGGTGTAGACCCAGCGGCCTTCCTCACGGCCGAAAAGGGCGACCTCGAGGTGCTCGCGTTCCTCGCCCTCGGTCTTGAACTTGGCGGAAAAATGCACGGCGCCCAGCTTATCGTCGGGGCCGCCCTCCTGGGTCTCGATGATCTTGAGGCCGAGCCACTCGGAGCTCTCGGCCCACTTCTTGGCCTCGTCGGCGGCGAAGTCCTTGCGCTGGTCGGCGCTGAGCGAGCGCTCGAGGTGGGCAATGTCGCGCTTCACGTAGGCGGTGTAGCGCGAACGCATCAGCGCCTCCGCCGTCGGGGCGGGCGCGCCGCCGAGGATCGGACCGCAGCAGGTATCAAAGGTGGAACCGGAACCACAGGGACAGTTGCTCATGGAGCCGAGGCTCCATGAGACGGGACAAGTTTCAAGTAACAAGTATCCGGCATGTCCCTCGCGCCGGCGGTCGGTCAGCTGGGTTACGTGCCACCGGATCCTGGTCTCTGGGCCGCACCCCGCGACGCCCCTACGGTTCCCGGATGGCCAGGGTCTGGTTGAGGCCGGTGGGCCGGAGTTCCTGGACCTGGCCGGAGGGCCACTGGATCACGAGTTTGCGCACGCGGGCGTCATCGCCGAGGCCGAAGGTGAGGGTGGATTCCGACTGGGTCATGAAGCCGAGGGCCGGGCCGGCGGTCTGCGTGAGGACGCGGCGCGGCGTGTGCACCTCGACGCGGGCGCCGCCGGCGCCGGGCTCGCTGCGGGTGGCCGTGAGTTGCAGCCGCAGCCAGGGCGAGCCGGTGCGCTGGTCGTTGCGGAGCAGCACGGCGGGGCCGTTGTGCTGCGCGATCACCAGGTCCGGGTCGCCGTCGCCGTCAAAGTCGGCGGCCGCGACGCCGCGCGCCGTCAGGGCGGGCAGGGCGGTCTCCTCGTCGGCCAGCGGCTGCCAAGTCTCGCCCCGGGACCACAGCACCCGTGGCACGGCGGCGAAAGCGCGGCCGCCTTCAAATTTGTTGGTGCCGGGTTCGGCGCGGCCCTGGCCGGAGAACAGCTCGGGCCGGCCGTCCAGATCGAGATCGAGCACGACCACCCCGAGCTTGCTCGCGAGGGCGAGGCCGGCGGCGGTGTCTTCCGCCAGGCCCGCGGCGAGCAGGGCCTGCAGGCGGTCGCGGTCGCCCGGGCTTTGGGCGAAGGGCAGGGCGCTGGCCGAGGCCAGGCCGGCGGCGGCCCCTTCCTGGCGAGGGCCCTGCACCCCGGCCTGCCGCGCGAAGGTGCCGTCACCCTGCGCGAGGAACAGCGCCGGGCCGTGGTTGTGATAGGCGATCAGCAGGTCGGAGCGCCGGTCGCCGTTCACGTCGAGGACCGTGAGGGCCAGCGGCCAGGCCACGGGCCGGCCGGTCTCGGGGTCGATGTCCCGCAAACCGGCCGAGTCGGCGGCCGCGGCGAAGCGCCCGTCGCCGCGGTTGTGCCAGACGGTGGGCGGGGAGCTGAAAAAGCCGGTCGGGTTGCCGTAGGAGCGGCCCATCTCGGCGACGGCAAAGGCGGAGCCGAGCCCCACCTCCTGGGGCCAGCGGGCGTAGTGCAACACCACCAAGTCGAGGCGGCCGTCGGCATCCGTGTCGAGCCAGGCGGCACCGGTGCTCCAGGTGTTCTCGTCGCCGCCGAGGCCGGCAAATTCGGTGACATCCTCGAACCGGCCGCCCCCGAGGTTGCGGAAGAGCCGGTTGGTGCCCACGGCCGAGACAAACAGGTCGGGGTGGCCGTCGGCATCGTAGTCCCCGGCGGCGGCGGCCATGCCCTGCATCTCGGTGTTAAGGCCGGCGGCGGCGGTCACATCGGTGAAGCGACCGTTGCCGTCGTTGCGATAAAGCGCGCTGCTGCGGACCAGGCGCTTCTCGAGGGTTTCCTCCCAGGGCCACGGCGCCCCATTGACGAAAAACAGGTCGGGCCGGCCGTCCGCGTTGTAGTCCAGCACGGTGACCGCCCCGCCGAGCGTGGTCGGGGCCTCGTCGGCTCCCGGCCGGTGGCTGAAGCGCAGACCAGCCGCCGCCGTGACGTCGGTGAACCGCACCACCGGCGCACCGGTGCCGGCCGCCGGGGGAAAGAGCCACGCAAACAGCGCGCCGAGCAGGATGGCCGCGACCACGAGCGGCAGCAGCACCGGCAGCAGGGGCGGGACCACGGAGCGAACCGGCGGGTTCGCCGGCAGGGCGGGGTGGGGGCGGGCGGCAGGGGTGGTCACGGACGGATGCGAATGGGCGTGGACACGAAATGCTCCGGCGTCCTACATAGACGGCAACCCCTTTCACGCAATGACCGACCATCCCCTGTCCGGCCGATCGCTGCTCCGCTTCGCGGGCATCGGGACGTTCTGGACCCTGGTGGGCCTGGCCTTTGCGAGCCAGTTTTACCTGTCCAGCACCCTGCTGGGGCGCTCGGTGACCTGGGGCCAGGCCATCGGCTACTCGCTCGGGGACTGGTACGTGTGGGCGGTGCTCTCCCTCCCGGTGCTTTGGCTGGCGCGGCGTTACCCGCCGGAAGGCGCGCAGCCCTGGCGCACCGCGGCCATCCACCTGGCGTCCGCGCTGGTGTGCTCGCTCGTCTATGTGTTGCTGCGCTCGCTGGTCGGCGTGGCCCACAGCCGCCTGCTCGACGAGCCCGTGACCTTTGCCGAGGTCTTCCGGCCGCTGTTGGTGCGCACCTTCCCGTTCAACCTGCTGGTGTATGGCGTCATCGTGACCATCAGCCACGCCATCGATTATTACCGCAAGTATCACGAGCGCACGGTGCACTCGCTCGAGCTGGAGAAGCACCTCACCGAGGCGCGGCTCCAGTCGCTGCTCCGCCAGCTCAAGCCCCACTTCCTTTTCAACACGCTCAACGGCATCGCCTCGCTGATGCACAGCGACGTGCACGCCGCCGACAAGATGCTGGTGCGCCTCGGCGAGCTGTTGCGCCTGACGATGCACCACCCGGGCCAGCCGCTGACGAAGCTGCGCGAGGAGATCGCCTTCATCGAGAAATACCTCGAGATCGAGCGCATCCGTTTCCGGGACCGGCTCACGGTCGAGATCACGGCGGCGCCCGACACGCTCGACGCCGACGTGCCGAGCCTGATCATCCAGCCGTTGGTGGAGAATGCCATCCGCCACGGGCTCGAGCCGCACGCCCGCCCGGGCCGGATCACGGTGATGACGCGGCGCGAGGGCGGCGGCCTGTTGCTCGTCGTGCGCGACAATGGCGGTGGGATGCCCGCCGGCGGCTTCACCCGCGAGGGCATCGGCCTCGCCAACACGCGCGAGCGGCTCCGCGAGCTGTATGGCGAGCGGCACCGCTTCGAGCTGGCCAACCACCCGGAGGGCGGATTGGAAGTGCGGCTGTTGATCCCCCTCTAGGCCCTATAAGCCTTATATGCCCCATAGGCCCTATCCTCCGATAAAATGAAAATCCGCACCCTCATCGTGGATGACGAACCCCTGGCGCGGGACCGCTTGCGCGGATTCCTGCGCGCCGAGCCCGACGTCGATCTCATCGGCGAATGCGGCAGCGGCCCGGAAGCGGTGGCGCTGATCAAGGCGGCCACCCCCGACCTGGTCTTCCTCGACATGCAGATGCCGGGGTGCGAC is from Lacunisphaera limnophila and encodes:
- a CDS encoding YchJ family protein, with translation MSNCPCGSGSTFDTCCGPILGGAPAPTAEALMRSRYTAYVKRDIAHLERSLSADQRKDFAADEAKKWAESSEWLGLKIIETQEGGPDDKLGAVHFSAKFKTEGEEREHLEVALFGREEGRWVYTGQLNEPGRTVRRETPKVGRNDPCPCGSGKKYKKCCGVAA
- a CDS encoding CRTAC1 family protein, whose translation is MTTPAARPHPALPANPPVRSVVPPLLPVLLPLVVAAILLGALFAWLFPPAAGTGAPVVRFTDVTAAAGLRFSHRPGADEAPTTLGGAVTVLDYNADGRPDLFFVNGAPWPWEETLEKRLVRSSALYRNDGNGRFTDVTAAAGLNTEMQGMAAAAGDYDADGHPDLFVSAVGTNRLFRNLGGGRFEDVTEFAGLGGDENTWSTGAAWLDTDADGRLDLVVLHYARWPQEVGLGSAFAVAEMGRSYGNPTGFFSSPPTVWHNRGDGRFAAAADSAGLRDIDPETGRPVAWPLALTVLDVNGDRRSDLLIAYHNHGPALFLAQGDGTFARQAGVQGPRQEGAAAGLASASALPFAQSPGDRDRLQALLAAGLAEDTAAGLALASKLGVVVLDLDLDGRPELFSGQGRAEPGTNKFEGGRAFAAVPRVLWSRGETWQPLADEETALPALTARGVAAADFDGDGDPDLVIAQHNGPAVLLRNDQRTGSPWLRLQLTATRSEPGAGGARVEVHTPRRVLTQTAGPALGFMTQSESTLTFGLGDDARVRKLVIQWPSGQVQELRPTGLNQTLAIREP
- a CDS encoding sensor histidine kinase; protein product: MTDHPLSGRSLLRFAGIGTFWTLVGLAFASQFYLSSTLLGRSVTWGQAIGYSLGDWYVWAVLSLPVLWLARRYPPEGAQPWRTAAIHLASALVCSLVYVLLRSLVGVAHSRLLDEPVTFAEVFRPLLVRTFPFNLLVYGVIVTISHAIDYYRKYHERTVHSLELEKHLTEARLQSLLRQLKPHFLFNTLNGIASLMHSDVHAADKMLVRLGELLRLTMHHPGQPLTKLREEIAFIEKYLEIERIRFRDRLTVEITAAPDTLDADVPSLIIQPLVENAIRHGLEPHARPGRITVMTRREGGGLLLVVRDNGGGMPAGGFTREGIGLANTRERLRELYGERHRFELANHPEGGLEVRLLIPL